The following proteins come from a genomic window of Geomonas sp. RF6:
- a CDS encoding dihydrolipoamide acetyltransferase family protein — translation MSANLAELTMPKWGLTMEEGTLVQWLIEEGTEIELGMAIAEVETDKIVNVLEATQTGILVRKVAGENETLPVGALLGVIAKASVSDGDVDSFVASFGGGDASAADSAQEASAPPAAGAAAPAGIQTLTMPKWGLTMEEGTLVQWLVEEGAPIVPGMAVAEVETDKIVNVMESPCAGVLRKKIATDGDVLPVGADLAVVAEVEVTDAQIEAFLAGGAQAPAEQSASGSQEAPAAAAVATPAETLQPLQGMRAAIAKTVTNSWTTIPHYMVTVAIDMGAAESACRALKEKGTKVSINDILIKGCAVALQKFPLLNASYAEKNIALHADVNMAVAVGLDDGVIMPVIRKCQELPATEIGVKSRELVGLAKEGKLGKEELSGGTFAISNMGMLGVEDFIAIVPPGLSAILAVGKVKDEVVAKNGEVGIARTMRVTISADHRVHDGAYAAKYLAELKSIMEAPDALLS, via the coding sequence ATGAGCGCAAATCTGGCTGAACTGACGATGCCGAAGTGGGGTCTCACCATGGAAGAAGGGACCCTCGTGCAATGGCTTATTGAGGAAGGTACGGAGATCGAGCTCGGCATGGCGATAGCCGAGGTGGAGACGGACAAGATAGTGAACGTCCTCGAGGCGACCCAGACCGGAATCCTGGTGCGGAAGGTTGCCGGGGAAAATGAGACCCTCCCGGTGGGGGCGCTTCTGGGAGTTATCGCAAAGGCGAGCGTCTCCGATGGGGACGTGGACAGCTTCGTGGCGAGCTTTGGCGGGGGGGACGCCTCCGCGGCCGACTCCGCGCAGGAAGCGTCTGCCCCCCCCGCAGCAGGTGCCGCCGCGCCTGCAGGTATCCAGACCCTCACCATGCCGAAATGGGGGCTTACCATGGAGGAAGGGACCCTCGTGCAGTGGCTGGTCGAGGAAGGGGCGCCGATCGTGCCGGGGATGGCGGTCGCCGAGGTGGAGACGGACAAGATCGTGAACGTGATGGAGTCCCCCTGCGCCGGCGTGCTGCGCAAGAAGATTGCCACCGACGGCGATGTGCTCCCGGTCGGGGCGGACCTCGCGGTGGTAGCGGAGGTAGAAGTCACCGACGCGCAGATCGAGGCCTTCCTCGCAGGCGGGGCCCAGGCTCCGGCCGAGCAGAGTGCTTCCGGCTCCCAGGAGGCACCGGCGGCAGCCGCCGTGGCAACGCCAGCTGAGACGCTGCAGCCGCTCCAGGGGATGCGCGCCGCCATCGCGAAGACGGTGACGAACTCGTGGACCACCATTCCGCACTACATGGTCACCGTGGCGATCGACATGGGGGCTGCCGAGTCGGCTTGCCGAGCCTTGAAAGAAAAGGGGACGAAGGTCTCCATCAACGACATCCTCATCAAGGGGTGCGCCGTCGCGCTGCAGAAGTTCCCCCTGCTGAACGCCTCCTACGCAGAGAAGAACATCGCGCTGCACGCGGACGTCAACATGGCGGTCGCGGTCGGGCTGGACGACGGGGTCATCATGCCGGTGATCAGGAAGTGCCAGGAACTCCCGGCAACGGAGATCGGGGTGAAAAGCCGCGAGCTGGTGGGGCTCGCCAAGGAAGGTAAGCTCGGCAAGGAAGAGCTCTCCGGCGGCACCTTCGCCATCTCCAACATGGGGATGCTGGGGGTGGAGGACTTCATCGCCATCGTCCCCCCGGGGCTCTCGGCGATCCTCGCGGTCGGGAAGGTGAAGGATGAGGTCGTTGCCAAGAATGGTGAGGTCGGCATCGCCCGCACCATGAGGGTTACCATCTCCGCCGACCACAGGGTGCACGACGGCGCCTATGCCGCGAAGTACCTGGCGGAACTGAAGTCGATCATGGAGGCGCCGGACGCGCTCCTGTCGTAG
- a CDS encoding alpha-ketoacid dehydrogenase subunit beta → MSRKISYKDAINEALAQEMERDEKVIVLGLDNAGGRGTQGVMDAWGGVLGVTKGLYAKFGDRVMDTPISESSYIGAAIGAASCGMRPVVELMFSDFLGVCFDQVMNQAAKFRYMFGGKAQTPVVIRMMYGAGFRAAAQHSQCLYNIFAHIPGLKVVVPSTPAEAKGLLIESIRDNNPVIFMEHKALYAMKGEVAPEPYTIPFGKANIVREGKDLTIVAIGRMVHMALQAADALAKDGITAEVIDPRTISPLDEATILNSVEKTGKLVVVDEGHQRAGMAADIAAVVAQGAFEALAAPIKLVTAPHSPVPFSGALEDLYIPNAEKVLNAALSVVKAQEAA, encoded by the coding sequence ATGTCTAGAAAAATCAGCTACAAAGACGCGATAAACGAAGCGCTGGCTCAGGAAATGGAGCGGGACGAGAAAGTCATCGTGCTCGGCCTGGACAACGCCGGCGGGCGCGGCACCCAGGGGGTCATGGACGCCTGGGGCGGGGTTTTGGGGGTAACCAAGGGGCTGTACGCGAAGTTCGGCGACCGCGTCATGGACACCCCGATCTCCGAGTCCTCCTACATCGGCGCGGCGATCGGCGCAGCCTCCTGCGGCATGAGGCCGGTTGTGGAGCTCATGTTCTCCGACTTCCTCGGGGTCTGCTTCGACCAGGTCATGAACCAGGCAGCAAAATTCCGCTACATGTTCGGCGGCAAGGCACAGACCCCTGTGGTTATCCGCATGATGTACGGCGCCGGCTTCCGGGCCGCGGCACAGCACTCCCAGTGCCTGTACAACATCTTCGCCCACATCCCGGGGCTGAAGGTCGTCGTCCCCTCCACCCCGGCGGAGGCGAAGGGGCTCCTCATCGAGTCGATCCGCGACAACAACCCGGTCATCTTCATGGAGCACAAGGCCCTCTACGCCATGAAGGGTGAGGTCGCTCCGGAGCCGTACACCATTCCGTTCGGCAAGGCTAACATCGTGCGCGAAGGGAAGGATCTCACCATAGTCGCAATCGGACGCATGGTGCACATGGCGCTGCAGGCGGCCGACGCGCTCGCCAAGGACGGCATCACCGCAGAGGTCATCGACCCGCGCACCATCTCGCCTCTCGACGAGGCAACGATCCTGAACAGTGTCGAGAAGACCGGGAAGCTCGTGGTGGTGGACGAGGGGCATCAGAGAGCCGGGATGGCGGCGGACATCGCGGCGGTTGTCGCCCAGGGCGCCTTCGAGGCGCTGGCTGCTCCGATCAAGCTGGTGACCGCGCCGCACTCTCCGGTTCCCTTCTCCGGGGCGCTGGAGGACCTGTACATCCCCAATGCGGAGAAAGTTCTCAACGCAGCGCTCTCCGTGGTGAAGGCCCAGGAAGCTGCATAA
- a CDS encoding thiamine pyrophosphate-dependent dehydrogenase E1 component subunit alpha produces MLTKLKKEELLKAYRTMKEIREFEERLHVEFATGKIPGFVHLYSGEEAVATAVCMHLNDEDRISSTHRGHGHCIAKGVEIPGMMAEIYGKKTGTCGGKGGSMHIADLEKGMMGANGIVGAGPPLICGAGLAAKFKNNKAVGIAFFGDGASNQGTVLESLNLSSIWKLPVVFINENNGYAESTGVAYNVPTPNISDRAAGFGMPGVTVDGNDFFAVYEAAGEAIRRAREGHGPTLLECKTQRFYGHFEGDAMTYRQPGEVQKQREEKDCLKIFAQKVTSAGLVTAAELEAIDKEVLALIDQSVAKAIAAPHPTAADLLTDVYTSY; encoded by the coding sequence ATGCTTACGAAACTCAAGAAGGAAGAACTGCTCAAGGCGTATCGCACAATGAAAGAGATACGCGAATTCGAAGAGCGTCTCCACGTGGAGTTCGCGACCGGGAAAATCCCCGGCTTCGTGCACCTCTACTCCGGCGAGGAGGCGGTCGCCACCGCGGTCTGCATGCACCTGAACGACGAGGACCGCATCTCCAGTACCCACCGCGGCCACGGTCACTGCATCGCCAAGGGTGTGGAGATCCCTGGCATGATGGCGGAGATCTACGGCAAGAAGACCGGCACCTGCGGCGGCAAGGGTGGCTCCATGCACATCGCCGACCTCGAGAAGGGGATGATGGGCGCCAACGGCATCGTCGGTGCCGGTCCTCCGCTGATCTGCGGCGCAGGGCTTGCGGCCAAGTTCAAGAACAACAAGGCCGTCGGCATCGCCTTCTTCGGCGACGGCGCCTCCAACCAGGGGACCGTTCTGGAGAGCCTCAACCTCTCCAGCATCTGGAAGCTCCCGGTCGTCTTCATAAACGAAAACAACGGCTATGCCGAATCGACCGGCGTCGCCTACAACGTCCCCACCCCGAATATCTCGGACCGCGCAGCCGGCTTCGGGATGCCCGGCGTGACCGTGGACGGCAACGACTTCTTTGCAGTGTACGAGGCAGCCGGCGAGGCGATCCGCCGCGCCCGCGAGGGGCACGGCCCCACCCTCCTCGAGTGCAAGACCCAGCGCTTCTACGGCCACTTCGAGGGTGACGCCATGACCTATCGCCAGCCGGGGGAGGTGCAGAAACAGCGCGAGGAGAAGGACTGCCTGAAGATCTTCGCCCAGAAGGTCACCTCGGCAGGTCTCGTCACCGCCGCGGAGCTGGAGGCGATCGACAAGGAAGTTCTCGCCCTCATCGACCAGTCCGTCGCCAAGGCGATCGCTGCGCCGCACCCCACCGCCGCGGACCTTCTCACCGACGTCTACACCTCGTACTGA
- a CDS encoding ATP-NAD kinase family protein → MRRTRINHPLVGIVANPQSGRDVRRLVSQASVFPSVEKSNMVQRILSALGSVGIREVVMMPDTGGITSRIRHTLETGKLHQEHGWPTVRFLEMPIEYAAIDTIRAVERMVALGVAVIIVMGGDGTHRVVSKVCGDTPIVAVSTGTNNTFPEIREATVAGLAAGLVAMDKVSAAEVACQNKVLHVDLNGNGHEIALVDLCVCTDCWVGTRALWEPDHLRELFVTFASPSAIGLSAIAGYLHPVKRWAPYGLRMNLVPPGEGMFTVSVPIAPGLMKDVGVSHLAELRPKEICAFRTCSGTIAFDGERDLEFNGRDRPRVWLDLEGPITIDIDRVMAKAAEDHLFCAR, encoded by the coding sequence ATGCGCCGGACCAGGATAAATCACCCGCTCGTAGGCATCGTGGCAAACCCCCAGTCGGGGCGTGACGTTCGGCGGCTCGTTTCACAGGCATCGGTCTTTCCCTCTGTGGAGAAGAGCAACATGGTGCAGCGCATCCTCTCCGCCCTCGGGAGCGTCGGGATCCGTGAGGTGGTGATGATGCCGGACACCGGCGGGATCACCAGCCGGATCCGCCACACTCTCGAAACAGGAAAGCTCCACCAGGAGCACGGCTGGCCGACGGTGCGCTTCCTGGAGATGCCGATCGAGTACGCCGCCATCGACACCATCCGCGCCGTCGAGCGCATGGTCGCTCTCGGGGTGGCAGTCATCATCGTCATGGGAGGGGACGGCACCCACCGTGTCGTCTCCAAGGTGTGCGGCGATACCCCGATCGTCGCCGTCTCCACCGGCACCAACAACACCTTCCCCGAGATCAGGGAGGCGACGGTCGCCGGGCTGGCGGCCGGGCTGGTGGCGATGGACAAGGTCTCCGCCGCGGAGGTCGCTTGCCAGAACAAGGTCCTCCACGTGGACCTGAACGGCAACGGCCACGAGATCGCCCTCGTCGACCTCTGTGTCTGTACCGACTGCTGGGTCGGCACCCGCGCCCTCTGGGAACCGGACCACCTGCGGGAGCTCTTTGTCACCTTCGCCTCGCCGAGCGCGATCGGGCTTTCAGCGATCGCGGGGTACCTGCACCCGGTGAAGCGCTGGGCCCCGTACGGGCTGCGCATGAACCTAGTGCCGCCGGGGGAGGGGATGTTCACCGTGTCGGTGCCGATCGCGCCGGGGCTCATGAAGGATGTGGGGGTGTCGCACCTGGCGGAGCTGCGCCCCAAGGAGATATGCGCTTTCAGGACGTGCAGCGGCACGATTGCCTTCGATGGCGAGCGGGATCTGGAATTCAACGGACGTGACCGGCCAAGGGTCTGGTTGGATCTCGAAGGACCCATAACGATAGACATTGACCGGGTGATGGCAAAGGCGGCGGAAGATCACCTCTTCTGCGCACGCTAG
- a CDS encoding alpha/beta fold hydrolase encodes MRLHFETYGEGEPLVILHGLFGSLENWRGVARALARDFQVFSLDLRNHGRSPHSDDHDCALMASDVRRFIAERSLRRVFLLGHSMGGKVAMHLAVTSPETVGKLVVVDISPKQYAPRHREILHALTALRPELYRERKEIDHALSTCIPDCATRLFLLKNLVLREAGGFSWRINLGAIARGYRKIIHAVPPEGVLTSPALFLKGASSDYIDEADLPIISRPFPAARLVTVPDSGHWVHADNPEFFLNTVISFLQS; translated from the coding sequence ATGCGGCTACATTTCGAGACATACGGCGAGGGGGAGCCTCTGGTCATCCTGCACGGGCTCTTTGGCTCTCTGGAAAACTGGCGCGGCGTCGCCAGAGCACTCGCCCGCGATTTTCAGGTTTTTTCCTTGGACCTGCGCAACCACGGCAGGTCGCCGCACAGCGACGATCACGACTGCGCTCTCATGGCGAGCGATGTGAGGAGGTTCATTGCGGAGCGCTCCCTGCGGAGAGTCTTCCTGCTCGGGCATTCCATGGGGGGAAAGGTGGCGATGCATCTGGCCGTCACCTCCCCCGAGACGGTTGGCAAGCTCGTGGTCGTGGACATTTCTCCGAAGCAGTACGCGCCCCGGCACCGGGAGATCCTTCACGCTCTCACCGCGCTGCGACCGGAGCTCTACCGGGAGCGGAAGGAAATCGATCACGCCCTTTCCACCTGCATCCCGGATTGTGCGACGCGGCTTTTTCTCCTGAAGAATCTCGTGCTCCGGGAGGCGGGGGGCTTCTCCTGGCGCATCAACCTCGGCGCCATAGCGCGCGGTTACCGTAAGATCATTCACGCCGTACCTCCGGAGGGTGTCCTTACCTCTCCCGCTTTGTTTCTAAAAGGGGCGAGCTCCGACTACATTGACGAAGCCGATCTCCCCATCATTTCCCGTCCTTTCCCCGCCGCCCGCCTGGTGACCGTTCCCGATTCCGGGCATTGGGTCCATGCCGATAATCCCGAGTTTTTCCTTAACACAGTTATTTCCTTTCTGCAGTCGTAG
- a CDS encoding Lin0512 family protein, with translation MAKKRFIVELGYGADLHGGDVTKAAQRAVRDAVSRNCLCGLIDIIGIDDPHKMHVAVKIGCPKPDQVDAAKVLEVLPFGSREIEIVAGGLSVRGLELPQLGAGDQICVAVAALTVSVDVE, from the coding sequence ATGGCAAAGAAACGTTTCATAGTGGAGCTGGGGTACGGCGCCGATCTCCATGGCGGCGACGTGACAAAAGCGGCGCAGCGGGCGGTGAGAGATGCCGTGTCGCGCAACTGCCTGTGCGGGCTCATCGACATCATCGGGATCGACGACCCCCACAAGATGCACGTGGCGGTAAAGATCGGCTGTCCGAAGCCGGACCAGGTCGATGCGGCGAAGGTCCTGGAGGTGCTGCCGTTCGGTTCGCGGGAGATAGAAATCGTTGCCGGCGGTCTCTCCGTGCGCGGCCTTGAGCTCCCTCAACTCGGGGCAGGAGACCAGATCTGCGTCGCGGTGGCCGCACTTACCGTCTCTGTCGACGTGGAGTAA
- a CDS encoding TIGR01212 family radical SAM protein (This family includes YhcC from E. coli K-12, an uncharacterized radical SAM protein.) translates to MTHELVHHDLRINSYGSYLRRRFGCRVSKVNVDAGFTCPNRDGSKGSGGCIYCDNASFSPAATQSVVSLERQIEEGISYHRRRLGSEKFIVYFQKFTNTYASIDKLRDVYYRALARPDVLGISVGTRPDALSDDALLLLKEIARTHYVCVEIGLQSIEEATLKWMNRGHSFSDYLKTVERLAAADLDVCTHLIYGSPGDTPATLRKTAELLGTLPVNSVKVHQLHVVRGTRLEQLYRAGQVPLLTVAEYIGGICDFLELIPEHLSIQRLYGSAPLDLLVAPAWGLKNNSMWYAIVNELKRRGTWQGCRFDSATLRVSNL, encoded by the coding sequence ATGACGCACGAACTGGTTCACCACGATCTGCGCATCAATTCCTACGGTTCCTACCTGCGCCGCCGCTTCGGGTGCCGTGTCAGCAAGGTCAATGTGGATGCGGGCTTTACCTGTCCAAACCGCGACGGCAGCAAGGGGAGCGGTGGATGCATCTATTGCGACAATGCTTCCTTTTCTCCCGCAGCAACGCAGTCAGTGGTTTCCCTGGAGCGCCAGATCGAGGAGGGGATCTCCTACCACCGGCGGCGACTCGGCAGCGAAAAGTTCATCGTCTACTTCCAGAAATTCACCAACACCTACGCCTCCATCGACAAGCTCCGCGACGTCTACTACCGCGCGCTGGCACGACCGGACGTTCTCGGTATCTCGGTGGGGACGAGGCCGGATGCTCTCTCGGACGACGCACTTCTCCTGCTGAAGGAGATTGCCCGCACCCATTATGTCTGCGTCGAAATCGGCCTGCAGTCGATAGAGGAGGCGACGCTCAAGTGGATGAACCGCGGCCACTCCTTCTCCGATTACCTGAAGACGGTGGAGAGGCTCGCGGCGGCGGATCTCGATGTCTGCACCCACCTCATCTACGGCTCCCCCGGCGACACCCCGGCAACATTGCGAAAGACTGCGGAACTGCTCGGGACGCTCCCGGTGAACTCGGTGAAGGTGCACCAACTGCACGTTGTGCGGGGGACGAGGCTCGAGCAGCTCTATCGTGCCGGGCAGGTGCCGCTCCTCACCGTCGCTGAGTACATCGGCGGGATCTGCGACTTCCTGGAACTTATACCCGAGCATCTATCCATTCAGAGGCTGTACGGATCGGCCCCCCTCGACCTCCTCGTCGCGCCGGCATGGGGGCTCAAGAACAACAGCATGTGGTACGCGATCGTGAACGAGCTGAAGAGGCGCGGCACCTGGCAGGGGTGCAGATTCGACAGTGCGACCCTGCGGGTAAGCAATCTGTGA
- a CDS encoding thiazole synthase, translating to MISEDKLVIGGREFSSRLMVGTGKYDSYAQMATSIEKSGAEVVTVAVRRVNVSDRSKESLLDHLDLKKYTLLPNTAGCYTADDAVRTCRLAREAGLSDFVKLEVLGDEKTLFPNNDELLKAAAVLVKEGFTVLPYTSDDPIVCKRLEEIGCAAVMPLGAPIGSGLGIRNPYNIRIILETVKVPVIVDAGVGTASDAAIAMELGCDGVLMNTAIAGAKDPVAMAEAMKLAVQGGRLAYRAGRIPKKLYAAASSPVDGVIE from the coding sequence ATGATATCTGAAGACAAACTCGTCATTGGTGGCAGGGAGTTCTCCTCCCGCCTGATGGTCGGCACCGGCAAGTACGACAGTTATGCCCAGATGGCAACGTCGATCGAGAAGTCGGGGGCCGAGGTGGTGACCGTGGCGGTGCGGCGCGTGAACGTCTCCGATCGCTCAAAGGAGTCGCTTCTCGACCACCTCGATCTGAAGAAATACACCCTGCTTCCGAACACCGCAGGGTGCTACACGGCTGACGATGCCGTGCGCACCTGCCGTCTCGCGCGCGAGGCGGGCCTCTCCGATTTCGTGAAGCTGGAGGTCCTGGGGGACGAAAAGACGCTCTTCCCGAACAACGACGAGCTGCTCAAAGCGGCGGCGGTCCTCGTGAAGGAAGGATTCACCGTCCTTCCCTACACCTCCGACGACCCCATCGTGTGCAAGCGGCTGGAGGAGATCGGATGTGCCGCCGTCATGCCCCTCGGCGCCCCGATCGGCAGCGGTCTTGGCATAAGGAACCCGTACAACATCAGGATCATCCTCGAGACGGTGAAGGTGCCGGTGATTGTCGATGCTGGCGTCGGGACCGCCTCCGATGCGGCGATTGCCATGGAGCTCGGCTGCGACGGCGTCTTGATGAATACCGCAATCGCCGGGGCGAAGGATCCGGTCGCCATGGCTGAGGCCATGAAACTCGCGGTGCAGGGGGGGCGGCTGGCGTACCGCGCAGGGCGCATTCCGAAGAAGCTCTATGCCGCAGCCTCCAGTCCTGTCGACGGAGTGATAGAATAA
- the thiS gene encoding sulfur carrier protein ThiS, which translates to MKLTVNGEEIEITAMSVEEYLRTLAFDEKALAVELNRDIVPKKAYASTILKEGDQMEIVWFVGGGQRGGGSDDI; encoded by the coding sequence ATGAAATTGACTGTGAACGGTGAAGAAATAGAGATTACCGCCATGTCCGTGGAGGAATACCTGCGGACGCTGGCCTTCGACGAGAAGGCTCTCGCTGTGGAGCTAAACAGGGACATTGTGCCGAAGAAAGCGTACGCCAGCACGATCCTCAAGGAGGGGGACCAGATGGAGATTGTCTGGTTCGTGGGCGGAGGGCAAAGGGGAGGAGGGAGCGATGATATCTGA
- the thiC gene encoding phosphomethylpyrimidine synthase ThiC — MKRESGCPHGNARVKDGFSVEPFPQSQKTYIAGSRPDLLVPMREVRISPCGAAQSSSIYLYDTSGPYTDQGVKLDIRSGLPALRDSWISERGDTARLTSAQPRPARTPADFPEVRTPRRARSGMNVTQMHYARKGIITPEMEFVAIRENLRRQEADEQLARQHPVRTSGAAVPLAITPEYVRAEVARGRAIIPLNVNHPEAEPMIIGRNFLVKINANIGNSALASSSMDEVEKMIWSIRWGADTVMDLSTGSRIHETREWILRNSPVPVGTVPIYQALEKVEGRAEELTWEIFRDTLIEQAQQGVDYFTIHAGVRLAHVPFSHRRLTGIVSRGGSIMAKWCLAHRQESFLYTRFEEICEIMKAYDVSFSLGDGMRPGSLHDANDEAQFAELKTLGELTQVAWKHDVQTMIEGPGHVPMHLIKENMDLQLALCHEAPFYTLGPLVTDVAPGYDHITSAIGGAMIGWLGTSMLCYVTQKEHLGLPNRDDVKDGIVTFKIAAHAADLAKGHPGAQIRDNAMSRARYNFRWEDQFALALDPERPQRFHDETLPDRKDKESHHCSMCGPNFCAMKISRSLREEAEYQEEPEKVQAAC; from the coding sequence ATGAAGAGAGAATCAGGCTGTCCGCATGGCAACGCCCGCGTAAAAGACGGATTTTCCGTCGAGCCCTTTCCCCAGTCCCAGAAGACCTATATCGCCGGGTCCCGCCCCGATCTGCTGGTCCCCATGCGGGAGGTGCGGATTTCTCCCTGTGGCGCGGCGCAAAGTTCCTCCATATACCTGTACGACACCTCCGGCCCCTATACCGATCAGGGGGTGAAGCTCGACATACGCTCCGGGCTCCCGGCGCTGCGGGACAGCTGGATATCGGAGCGTGGCGACACCGCGAGGCTGACGTCAGCCCAGCCGCGGCCCGCGAGGACTCCAGCGGACTTCCCCGAGGTGCGCACGCCGCGCCGCGCGCGCAGCGGCATGAACGTGACGCAGATGCACTACGCCCGCAAGGGTATCATCACCCCGGAGATGGAGTTCGTGGCGATCCGGGAAAACCTGCGGCGCCAGGAGGCGGACGAGCAGCTGGCCCGCCAGCACCCGGTACGCACCTCCGGCGCTGCCGTGCCCCTCGCCATCACACCGGAGTACGTGCGCGCAGAGGTGGCACGCGGACGCGCCATCATCCCCCTCAACGTCAATCACCCCGAAGCGGAGCCGATGATCATCGGTCGCAACTTCCTGGTGAAGATCAACGCCAACATCGGCAATTCCGCGCTCGCTTCCTCCAGTATGGACGAGGTGGAGAAGATGATCTGGTCCATTCGCTGGGGGGCGGATACGGTCATGGACCTCTCCACCGGCTCGCGCATCCACGAGACGCGGGAATGGATCCTGCGCAACAGCCCGGTGCCGGTAGGGACCGTCCCGATCTACCAGGCGCTGGAGAAGGTCGAGGGGAGGGCGGAGGAGCTTACCTGGGAGATCTTCCGCGACACCCTCATTGAGCAGGCGCAGCAGGGGGTCGATTACTTCACCATCCACGCCGGCGTGCGCCTCGCCCACGTCCCCTTCAGTCACCGCCGGCTCACCGGGATCGTGTCGCGCGGCGGCTCGATCATGGCGAAGTGGTGCCTTGCGCACCGGCAGGAGAGCTTTCTGTACACGCGCTTCGAGGAGATCTGCGAGATCATGAAGGCCTACGATGTGAGCTTCTCTCTCGGAGACGGTATGCGGCCCGGGTCGCTGCACGACGCAAACGACGAGGCGCAGTTCGCCGAGCTGAAGACGCTCGGTGAGCTCACGCAGGTCGCGTGGAAGCACGACGTGCAGACGATGATAGAAGGGCCGGGGCATGTGCCGATGCACCTCATCAAGGAAAACATGGACCTGCAGCTCGCCCTCTGCCACGAGGCCCCCTTTTACACCCTCGGCCCGCTGGTGACAGACGTCGCGCCCGGTTACGACCACATCACCTCCGCCATCGGCGGCGCTATGATCGGGTGGCTCGGAACCTCCATGCTCTGCTACGTGACGCAGAAGGAGCACCTCGGGCTGCCGAATAGGGACGACGTGAAGGACGGCATCGTCACTTTCAAGATCGCCGCCCACGCCGCCGACCTGGCAAAGGGGCACCCGGGGGCGCAGATACGGGACAACGCCATGTCGAGGGCGCGCTACAACTTCCGCTGGGAGGACCAGTTTGCGCTCGCCCTCGATCCCGAGCGTCCGCAGCGGTTCCACGACGAGACCCTGCCGGACCGGAAGGACAAGGAGTCGCACCACTGCTCCATGTGCGGACCGAACTTCTGCGCCATGAAGATCTCCCGGAGCCTGCGCGAGGAGGCGGAGTACCAGGAGGAACCGGAAAAGGTGCAGGCGGCGTGCTGA